One Phocaeicola dorei genomic region harbors:
- a CDS encoding glycoside hydrolase 43 family protein, whose product MRFFFLAFLFVLLFLSEKVQGQAVSWGDQGNGTYINPILNADYSDPDVIRVGDKYYMVCSDFHYIGMPVLESDDMVNWRIISQVYNRFDFPGWDNNENYGGGSWAPAIRFHDGKFWIYFCTPREGLMMSTATDPHGPWTPLHCVKNIGGWEDPCPFWDEDGQAYMGRSQLGAGPIYLHRMTPDGKTLLDDGKIIYTGPVAEGTKFYKRHGYYYLSIPEGGVGEGWQTILRSKNIYGPYEKKVVLEQGNTTVNGPHQGALVDTPEGEWWFFHFQLTEPLGRVVHLQPVCWMENWPVIGVDMDMNGIGEPVKVWTKPGVSKSVLVSHPQTTDDFNSYTLGLQWQFNHNPVNTHWSLNERRGWLALKALKAATLRESRNMLTQKCMGYLSTATVLLDFSALADGQRGGLFCTGSLYNGIGISREEGKNYLYLEKNGDVQQVKMVSGKKIYLRVMLDAKKNRCQLFYSFDNCNFILCGDAYSLKFGDWKGARVGLYSYNTLGIGGKCYFDWFNYDFN is encoded by the coding sequence ATGAGATTTTTCTTTTTGGCTTTTCTGTTTGTTTTGCTGTTTTTGTCGGAAAAGGTACAAGGACAAGCTGTTTCTTGGGGTGACCAAGGTAATGGAACTTATATAAATCCTATTTTAAATGCAGATTATTCTGATCCTGATGTGATTAGAGTGGGAGATAAATATTATATGGTTTGCTCTGATTTTCATTATATCGGGATGCCGGTGTTAGAATCAGATGATATGGTGAACTGGAGAATCATCAGTCAAGTGTATAATCGGTTTGATTTTCCCGGATGGGATAATAATGAAAATTATGGAGGAGGATCTTGGGCGCCTGCTATCCGTTTTCATGATGGTAAATTTTGGATTTATTTTTGTACACCTAGAGAAGGACTGATGATGAGTACTGCTACTGATCCTCATGGCCCGTGGACGCCGTTGCATTGTGTGAAGAATATAGGCGGCTGGGAGGACCCCTGTCCTTTTTGGGATGAGGATGGACAGGCCTACATGGGGCGTAGCCAGTTAGGGGCAGGTCCTATTTATCTACATCGTATGACTCCGGATGGTAAAACTTTGTTGGATGATGGGAAAATTATTTATACAGGTCCTGTAGCTGAGGGAACTAAATTTTATAAACGGCATGGTTATTATTATCTAAGCATTCCTGAAGGGGGAGTAGGCGAAGGATGGCAGACTATTTTACGTTCAAAAAATATCTATGGACCATACGAAAAGAAAGTAGTCTTGGAACAGGGAAACACTACTGTAAATGGTCCTCATCAAGGGGCTTTAGTAGATACGCCTGAAGGAGAATGGTGGTTTTTTCATTTCCAATTGACAGAACCTTTGGGACGTGTCGTGCATTTGCAGCCTGTTTGTTGGATGGAGAATTGGCCCGTGATAGGGGTGGATATGGATATGAATGGGATAGGTGAGCCGGTAAAGGTTTGGACAAAGCCTGGTGTAAGCAAAAGTGTTCTTGTTTCTCACCCTCAAACGACTGATGATTTCAATTCTTACACTTTAGGGCTGCAATGGCAGTTTAATCATAATCCAGTGAATACTCATTGGAGTTTAAATGAGCGTAGGGGCTGGCTTGCTTTGAAAGCCTTGAAGGCTGCAACATTAAGAGAATCTCGCAATATGTTAACTCAAAAATGTATGGGGTATCTAAGCACAGCCACTGTGTTGCTTGATTTTTCAGCGCTGGCTGATGGACAAAGAGGTGGATTGTTCTGCACAGGCAGTCTTTATAACGGAATTGGCATTAGTCGTGAGGAAGGTAAAAATTATCTGTATTTAGAAAAAAATGGTGACGTTCAGCAAGTAAAGATGGTTTCCGGTAAAAAAATCTATTTACGTGTTATGTTGGATGCAAAGAAGAATCGCTGCCAGTTGTTCTATAGTTTTGATAACTGTAATTTTATTTTATGTGGAGATGCTTATTCGTTAAAGTTCGGCGATTGGAAAGGTGCGCGTGTGGGCTTGTATTCATATAATACGTTGGGAATAGGCGGTAAATGTTATTTTGATTGGTTTAATTATGATTTTAATTGA